The stretch of DNA AGTACAGGGGGCGCAGGAAATCGGGGTCCTCCCGGTGTCCCAGGAAGGTCCCCTTCCGGGGGGGACGCAGCCGCATCCCCCTCCCCAGTCCGGTGTACTTGTACACCCTTATCCAGGAGTTGACCCCCACGGTGTCCGGCCTCACGGCCCGGAAGAAGTCCAGGAGATCCCGGAGCTCGTCCTCCTCTTCGTCCGGGAAGCCCAGGAGGAGGTCCACGGCCACACGTATCCCGTGCCTTCCCGCCAGCTCGATGAAGCTCTGGAGGTCGAAGAGACCGTACCTTCCGGCGGCCAGGGAAAGGGAGTCCACGGAGAGGGTTACCGAGACCGCGCCACTTTCGCGTAGCAGCCGGAAGAGGCCCTCGTCGTGGGGCAGGGGCTTCATGTACAGTGACCACTCCAGGTCCAGGCCGGAGGAGACCCAGAGGTGGAGAAGCTCCTTGCAGGTCTCCAGGTCCTGGTTGAACTCGCAGTCGCAGAGGTGGAGCTCCCGCACGCCGGCTTCCTGCAAGGAGGCGAGCTCTGCCACCACTGCCCGCGGGTCCCGGGTCCTCCAGGGCAGGCCGGCCTCCAGGCAGAAATCGCAAGCCCCCAGGCAGCCGGTCTGGGTGGTAAATCCTGCCAGTCCCCTTTCCTGTAGATAGGGTTCGTAATCCACCCAGCGCGCCCTCTCCGGGACCTCCCCGTGGTCGAAGGAATACTCCCAGCCGTTCACCAGCCGCGGCAGCCCCTCTCCCGCCTCCAGGTAGCGCAGTAAGTGGGGGAGGGCCCGTTCTCCGGGGCCGAAGACGGCGCAGTCGGCGCCCACGTACTCCGCCACCTCCCGGGGCCCCGCCAGGAGCGCCGTTCCTCCCACCACCACTGGCGCCCCGCAGGCCCTCCGGGCGGCGGATATCAGTTCCGCGAAGTCGTCCAGGAAGAAGAGGGGGTCGTGGTAGAGGGAGGTGTCCAGGTTGCGCAGGGAAAACCCCACCAGGTGGGGGCAGAAGGAGGAGAGCCTCTCCGCCAGGATCGCCGCCGGGTCCGGCGAAAAGGCCAGGTCCACCACCTCCACCTCGTGACCCTCGCGGTCCAGGTAATGGGCCAGGTATTCCAGCCCCAGGGGGATCACCGGGGGCTCGAGGTAGCGGTTGGGGTTCACCAGGGCCACCCTCATGTCGTGCTCGATACCTCCTTTTTCCCGCTCCCGAGGTCCAGGTAATGGGCCAGGTATTCCATCCCCAGGGGGATCACTGGGACCGGCCTCATCTCACGCATCGCTCCCTTGCTTACCATACGCTCGGAAACACGACGTCCTCACGCCTTCTTCCCGATCCCACACCTTTCTCTAACACCCTTACGCCTTCTTCTGGATATCACGCCTTCCTCTATTATCCACGTTCCCGTACTGACTCGCATTGGAGCAGCGCTCGTGAGTTCGGACCTCGAGTAAACCGCCGTCTTCCATTAAGTTCCGTGCTCAG from Actinomycetota bacterium encodes:
- a CDS encoding cobalamin-dependent protein (Presence of a B(12) (cobalamin)-binding domain implies dependence on cobalamin itself, in one of its several forms, or in some unusual lineages, dependence on a cobalamin-like analog.); translated protein: MRVALVNPNRYLEPPVIPLGLEYLAHYLDREGHEVEVVDLAFSPDPAAILAERLSSFCPHLVGFSLRNLDTSLYHDPLFFLDDFAELISAARRACGAPVVVGGTALLAGPREVAEYVGADCAVFGPGERALPHLLRYLEAGEGLPRLVNGWEYSFDHGEVPERARWVDYEPYLQERGLAGFTTQTGCLGACDFCLEAGLPWRTRDPRAVVAELASLQEAGVRELHLCDCEFNQDLETCKELLHLWVSSGLDLEWSLYMKPLPHDEGLFRLLRESGAVSVTLSVDSLSLAAGRYGLFDLQSFIELAGRHGIRVAVDLLLGFPDEEEDELRDLLDFFRAVRPDTVGVNSWIRVYKYTGLGRGMRLRPPRKGTFLGHREDPDFLRPLYYNWLKMERLRELIGDDPLFRVEGLERRSNYERLRNADRNSP